The genomic region GTGGGACCGGCAGTTAGAAGAAGTCAAAGGCCTTTTAAGACGCATGCCGATCGAGATACCTTTAATCGTTGGTGGTTATAAAGCCACGGAACAAGTGGAGGAACTTTTCAGGGATTGTCCGAACATAGATGTTATAGTAAGAGGAGAAGGCGAAGAATCGATAAAAGAAATATTGAAAGGAAAGCCGCTCGATACCATCTTAGGAATATCCTACCGGCAAAATGGGAAAATTATTCATAATAAACACAGGCCGCTGCCCGACATAGACAGTTTAAATTACCCGGACCGCGCACTTAGGCGCCACGAGTATCACCTGACATTAGGCGGCATCGACGTAACAAAGATGACATTTGATTCGGTATTAAGCGCCAGAGGATGCCCTTATACCTGCAAATTCTGCACGTTCAGCCTGAATCCGCTCGGCCAGAAAAGAGACTATGCGCCGCGCAGCGTAGAATCGGTCGTTGAAGAGATAGAAAAGATAACAGCTGACGCGGTGCTCTTCAGCGATGATAATTTCTTCGCCAATCCCAAAAGGGCCGAAGAGATATGCGATATTATAATAACCCGGAAAATAAATAAACGGTTTATAGCGCAGGCCCGTATCGAAATAGCGAAATATCCCGCGTTGCTTGAAAAAATGGTGAAAGCGGGGTTCAAGATACTTTTACTGGGGATAGAGTCCCCCCACGACCGCATATTGGCGCAGCTTAATAAAGGATTTGATTCTAA from Candidatus Omnitrophota bacterium harbors:
- a CDS encoding B12-binding domain-containing radical SAM protein, translating into MKLFPPAGIEYVATSAKGLADKITLLDLRYEKELCDTENLLNFIRSEIDIICVSIGWDRQLEEVKGLLRRMPIEIPLIVGGYKATEQVEELFRDCPNIDVIVRGEGEESIKEILKGKPLDTILGISYRQNGKIIHNKHRPLPDIDSLNYPDRALRRHEYHLTLGGIDVTKMTFDSVLSARGCPYTCKFCTFSLNPLGQKRDYAPRSVESVVEEIEKITADAVLFSDDNFFANPKRAEEICDIIITRKINKRFIAQARIEIAKYPALLEKMVKAGFKILLLGIESPHDRILAQLNKGFDSNTIRKYFSVLKKYPLYYHGYFIYGNIGETEKEMLCISKFAKEIGLDSITFQKLRIEKFSPL